In Chloroflexota bacterium, one DNA window encodes the following:
- a CDS encoding response regulator transcription factor, whose protein sequence is MKDNGHILIVDDEPRMRHFVRMNLELEGFRVSEASNGLEAIRKVREGMPDLVVMDVEMPQLDGFETLEEIRRTSPVPVIMLTVRADEEDLIQGLALGADDYVTKPFSVRELLGRVNAVLRRVELSSPPDRTKNRFEIDDRLTVDFDRREVLVDGEPVKMRPTEYRLLYHFVQNAGWTLTHEQLLSKVWGPEYVDDNQLLRLYVTYLRKKIELDPSDPQYIFNERGVGYRFADFHR, encoded by the coding sequence ATGAAAGATAACGGACACATTCTAATTGTCGACGATGAACCCAGGATGCGCCATTTTGTGCGCATGAACCTGGAATTGGAGGGCTTTCGCGTAAGTGAGGCCAGCAACGGTCTGGAGGCTATCCGCAAGGTGCGGGAGGGAATGCCCGACCTGGTGGTGATGGACGTGGAGATGCCTCAACTTGACGGCTTCGAAACCCTGGAGGAGATACGGCGAACATCGCCGGTGCCTGTCATCATGCTCACCGTGCGCGCGGATGAGGAGGATTTGATCCAGGGACTGGCGCTGGGGGCTGATGATTATGTAACCAAACCTTTTAGCGTCCGGGAACTTCTCGGTCGCGTCAATGCCGTGCTTCGGCGGGTTGAACTGAGTTCGCCGCCCGATCGGACGAAAAACCGCTTCGAGATCGATGACCGTTTGACTGTTGATTTCGACCGGCGCGAGGTGCTGGTCGATGGCGAACCGGTGAAAATGCGTCCTACAGAGTATCGTCTTCTTTATCATTTCGTTCAGAACGCAGGCTGGACGTTGACCCACGAGCAACTGCTTTCCAAGGTATGGGGGCCAGAATATGTAGATGACAATCAACTTTTGCGCCTCTACGTTACCTACCTGCGCAAGAAAATCGAACTGGACCCCTCCGATCCCCAGTACATCTTCAATGAGCGCGGAGTAGGCTATCGCTTCGCCGATTTCCACAGGTAG
- a CDS encoding nucleoside kinase, translated as MTEKPSIYPVEARKTARVRFADGRFFESAPGRTLEEYAREAFPDPEVPFVAAIADGELVELTYPVVRDTDVSLIFMDNVDGMRIYRRSLSMLLVAAVSELFPGTRLYIDHSMTFGGLYCHVEGRPPLTSLELQVLEDRMRDMVARDLPIRREEVPVEDAIEEFRARNDEEKARLLEQSDKKTVAIYQVGDYRNHLHGYMVPSMGYLRWFDLVPYPPGFVLHYPRRQAPTELQTFRAVPRLVQVFQEYREWVNVIGVRNVAALNASIEDGRIREVALVAEALHEQRIAAIAHQIARRRSEVGLVLIAGPSSSGKTTFARRLSVQLLANGMLPVALGLDNWFIDRDRTPVDEYGEHDFEALEAINLALFNQHLRQLVAGETVTLPRYNFHTGKSESGETLSVKPDHVILVEGIHGLNPQLLSDVPQERMFRIYVSPLTQLNVDRHNRVSTTDTRIVRRIVRDAARRGYSAAETIARWPSVWRGERQHIFPYQQHADAMFNSALVYELAVLRPLAEPLLLSVEPRTPERIEAQRLLSFLRWFRPCRRDVVPENSILREFVGGSNMEQFTPWRRQSREGE; from the coding sequence ATGACAGAAAAGCCTTCGATTTACCCCGTTGAAGCTCGCAAGACCGCGCGTGTGCGCTTCGCAGACGGTCGTTTCTTTGAATCCGCGCCGGGCAGAACGCTCGAGGAATACGCCAGGGAGGCCTTTCCCGATCCAGAGGTGCCATTTGTAGCCGCCATTGCTGATGGCGAACTGGTGGAATTGACCTACCCGGTGGTTCGGGACACGGACGTATCATTGATCTTCATGGACAATGTCGACGGGATGCGAATCTACCGCCGGTCCCTGTCGATGCTCCTGGTGGCGGCTGTGAGTGAGTTGTTTCCGGGTACCCGCCTGTACATCGATCATTCCATGACTTTCGGGGGACTTTACTGCCACGTGGAAGGCAGACCACCACTTACTTCTCTGGAGCTCCAGGTGCTTGAGGATCGTATGCGTGACATGGTTGCCCGGGATCTTCCGATCCGGCGGGAAGAGGTCCCGGTTGAGGATGCCATCGAGGAATTCCGTGCCCGCAATGACGAGGAAAAGGCCAGGCTGCTGGAACAAAGTGACAAGAAGACGGTGGCTATCTATCAGGTCGGTGATTATCGTAATCACCTTCATGGCTATATGGTTCCGAGCATGGGTTATTTGCGCTGGTTTGATTTAGTACCCTATCCGCCAGGTTTCGTCCTGCATTATCCGCGCCGGCAAGCCCCGACCGAACTTCAGACCTTCAGGGCTGTGCCGAGATTGGTACAGGTGTTTCAGGAGTATCGGGAGTGGGTCAATGTAATCGGTGTACGCAACGTGGCTGCACTCAACGCGTCGATCGAAGATGGCCGGATTCGTGAGGTGGCCCTGGTGGCTGAAGCCTTGCACGAGCAGCGCATTGCGGCAATCGCCCACCAGATTGCGCGACGGCGCAGCGAAGTAGGGTTGGTCTTGATCGCCGGGCCTTCATCTTCGGGAAAAACTACCTTTGCCCGGCGCCTGTCGGTGCAACTGTTGGCCAACGGAATGTTGCCAGTGGCTTTGGGCCTCGATAATTGGTTCATCGATCGCGACAGAACCCCGGTGGACGAATATGGTGAGCATGACTTTGAGGCGTTGGAAGCCATCAACCTGGCATTGTTCAACCAGCATTTGCGCCAGCTGGTAGCGGGCGAGACTGTAACTCTGCCGCGCTATAACTTTCATACAGGCAAGAGCGAGTCGGGTGAGACTTTGAGCGTCAAACCTGACCACGTTATCCTGGTTGAAGGAATCCATGGCCTGAATCCGCAATTGCTATCCGATGTGCCCCAGGAACGAATGTTTCGTATCTACGTCTCGCCCCTTACCCAGCTCAATGTCGACCGGCACAACCGGGTGTCGACGACTGACACGAGAATCGTCCGGCGCATAGTGCGGGATGCTGCCAGGCGCGGCTATTCGGCAGCTGAAACCATTGCTCGTTGGCCAAGTGTTTGGCGGGGTGAACGGCAGCACATCTTTCCCTACCAGCAACATGCAGATGCCATGTTCAATTCCGCTCTGGTGTACGAATTGGCTGTCTTGCGTCCCCTTGCCGAACCGTTGTTACTCTCTGTGGAGCCACGGACGCCGGAACGGATTGAAGCTCAGCGTTTATTGAGTTTTCTGCGTTGGTTCAGGCCATGTCGACGGGACGTGGTGCCGGAGAACTCCATACTGCGAGAGTTCGTCGGCGGCTCGAACATGGAACAGTTCACCCCCTGGCGGCGTCAATCCCGTGAAGGGGAATGA
- a CDS encoding sortase, which produces MSEKSAIAGRRIRDSFAAIRVPVMAAFLLFFAAGCFSRPAVVPDATPTVARPPAQLPAPGTTLTATPETAATVPAPTSTPSGSITLPDDAPPLSGAPDRVVIPAIDLDTAIVDVGWTVVERGDERFTEWETAEDAAARHINSARPGQQGNVVLSGHHNTRGEVFRRISDLEIEPGDYIYLYDDEGQRHTYLVDEVTDPPLLEVGADSDQRLENARYILPTNDARVTLVTCWPYWTNTHRVVVVGKLVAQEN; this is translated from the coding sequence GTGAGTGAAAAGAGTGCAATTGCAGGGCGCAGGATAAGGGATTCGTTCGCTGCGATCAGGGTGCCGGTGATGGCCGCGTTCCTGCTGTTTTTTGCTGCGGGCTGTTTTTCGCGGCCTGCCGTGGTCCCAGATGCCACGCCAACCGTGGCGAGACCACCGGCGCAACTTCCGGCACCTGGCACGACACTGACAGCGACTCCTGAAACTGCGGCGACAGTACCTGCGCCGACCAGCACACCGAGCGGTTCTATCACGCTGCCAGATGATGCCCCTCCGCTCAGCGGCGCGCCCGATCGTGTAGTCATTCCTGCAATCGATCTCGATACGGCCATTGTCGACGTGGGTTGGACTGTCGTGGAGCGGGGCGATGAGCGTTTCACCGAGTGGGAGACCGCTGAAGACGCTGCAGCACGTCATATCAACAGCGCGAGGCCCGGGCAACAGGGCAATGTAGTATTGTCGGGCCATCATAATACCAGGGGCGAGGTGTTCCGACGCATCAGCGATCTGGAAATCGAGCCCGGAGATTATATCTATCTCTATGATGACGAGGGCCAACGACACACCTATCTGGTGGATGAAGTGACAGATCCGCCGCTTCTTGAGGTCGGTGCCGATTCCGATCAGCGGCTCGAAAATGCCCGCTATATTCTGCCAACCAACGATGCCCGGGTGACCCTGGTCACTTGCTGGCCTTATTGGACCAACACGCATCGGGTTGTCGTTGTCGGCAAGCTCGTTGCGCAAGAGAATTGA
- a CDS encoding polysaccharide biosynthesis tyrosine autokinase translates to MELRRIGQILWKWLWLIILGAVLAGGTAYVISMRSTPIYRASTQILIQQNSNPAAPQWTDVLTSERLAANYAQLLTTRPILEKVAESVGLPAIDSRIIVDPVRETQLIALHVEDPNPALATAIANEVPQVFIDVNDAQKASRFDSSLEAFDEQISRVERDIQTLQEELIAFDVRESNGEELSFNEMARRISLETSLAQYQASLSDIWRRRDEVSRQSALSGDTVTVVESAIQPTVPVRPRVLLNTALAAALGALLMTAMAFLIEYLDDTIKLPVDASRVTGLPALGSLVRLPNGGERQLIAHTNPKSPFSEAYRTLRTNIQFSSLDKPVETLMVTSASPGEGKSTTIANLAVVIAQTGKRTILVDSDLRRPVLHQVFRVPNAVGVTSALLQPEGSDLSPFLQSTEVENLRLMTSGPQPPNPSELLGSRRMTALVQDLADHADVLVFDSPPTLAVTDAAVLARCMDGVLLVVESAKTREGAVRLAAQELAKVNASVLGVVVNRISSRLAGSHYYYYDYYEEKSEGDDSSSGDGDRQGDLDQGWSSESGKAPAGGFVTSRLRRPGSSVQDV, encoded by the coding sequence ATGGAACTTCGTCGCATTGGACAGATTCTCTGGAAATGGCTTTGGCTGATCATCCTGGGGGCGGTTTTGGCTGGTGGCACAGCCTATGTCATTAGCATGCGATCGACCCCGATCTACCGGGCATCGACACAGATACTGATCCAGCAGAATAGCAATCCAGCAGCGCCTCAATGGACCGACGTTTTGACCTCTGAGCGTCTTGCTGCCAACTATGCGCAACTCCTGACCACAAGGCCGATCTTGGAGAAGGTTGCCGAAAGTGTTGGTTTGCCGGCGATAGATTCGCGGATCATTGTCGATCCTGTGCGTGAGACACAGCTCATTGCTCTCCATGTGGAGGACCCCAATCCAGCGCTGGCAACAGCGATTGCCAATGAGGTACCACAAGTCTTTATCGATGTGAACGATGCCCAGAAGGCCAGTCGATTCGATAGCTCACTTGAGGCTTTCGATGAGCAGATAAGCCGGGTCGAAAGGGATATCCAGACCCTTCAGGAGGAGTTGATTGCTTTCGACGTTCGGGAAAGCAATGGGGAAGAGCTCTCCTTCAACGAGATGGCTCGTCGTATTTCTCTGGAAACTTCGCTTGCCCAGTACCAGGCGTCTCTCTCCGATATCTGGCGCCGCCGCGACGAGGTTAGTCGCCAGAGTGCTCTCAGCGGCGATACAGTGACTGTGGTAGAAAGTGCCATCCAACCGACCGTGCCGGTCAGGCCTCGTGTGCTGTTGAACACCGCTTTGGCCGCGGCTTTGGGTGCCTTGTTAATGACTGCCATGGCTTTTCTGATCGAATACCTGGACGACACCATCAAACTGCCGGTGGATGCCAGTCGCGTCACCGGATTGCCAGCACTGGGGTCTTTGGTTCGACTTCCCAACGGTGGCGAACGGCAATTGATAGCACACACCAATCCGAAATCTCCGTTCAGCGAAGCCTATCGCACATTGCGTACCAATATCCAGTTTTCCAGTTTGGATAAACCGGTCGAAACCCTGATGGTAACCAGCGCCAGCCCGGGCGAGGGGAAAAGCACAACGATTGCAAACCTGGCGGTCGTGATTGCCCAGACGGGCAAACGTACCATTCTGGTAGATTCCGATCTGCGCCGTCCGGTATTGCATCAGGTATTTCGAGTGCCCAATGCTGTGGGTGTGACAAGCGCCCTGCTACAGCCCGAGGGCAGCGACCTCTCGCCGTTCCTGCAGTCGACGGAGGTAGAAAACCTGCGGTTGATGACCAGCGGGCCTCAACCACCGAATCCATCTGAGTTACTTGGCTCGCGTCGTATGACCGCGTTGGTTCAGGACCTGGCCGACCATGCCGATGTCCTGGTGTTTGACAGCCCGCCAACGTTGGCTGTAACCGACGCCGCGGTCCTGGCTCGATGCATGGATGGCGTTCTCCTGGTGGTGGAATCTGCCAAGACACGGGAAGGGGCTGTCAGGCTTGCAGCTCAGGAACTGGCCAAGGTTAACGCCAGCGTGTTGGGTGTTGTTGTCAACCGGATCTCTTCGCGGTTGGCAGGTTCACATTATTACTACTACGACTACTATGAGGAAAAGTCCGAGGGTGACGACTCCTCTTCTGGCGACGGTGACAGGCAGGGTGATCTTGACCAGGGTTGGTCATCTGAGTCGGGCAAGGCGCCAGCGGGCGGTTTCGTAACGAGCCGTCTTCGCCGCCCTGGCTCCTCAGTTCAAGATGTTTGA
- a CDS encoding lysylphosphatidylglycerol synthase transmembrane domain-containing protein gives MSGERRPPKEYGSGGLGRRSLWRDGRLWIGLLFSLACLALAFYGVDLAEVGAALRGVDPVWLAVALFVTLITTVAKAGRWRLLIKLDSSPLDRSGDSSGFSLGIGRLTSIWQAGAALNLALPAPRSGDVARAYLAGEAGGVSKSLVLGTIAAEKSLDIVMLAVSFLILLPFMTLPSELETRRGSIVGLAVIVPLVIIVVLWQRQRFLGWTHDILMRSPGSWGNTLFGSAERAVQGLDALSRPRTVLILALISVGIWFLATLTNYCVFLAMHLPPSWIQSLFVLVVLQAGIILPSTPGKIGVFQVLCRWSLVFFGYSATIGLAYGILLYMVAPLAIMLTGAITLVWESWQLRQSPKTIGTLAIGSDDVT, from the coding sequence ATGAGCGGGGAGCGGCGCCCACCGAAGGAGTATGGTAGTGGTGGGTTGGGTCGCCGTTCCCTCTGGCGGGATGGCCGGCTGTGGATCGGCCTGCTGTTTAGCCTGGCTTGTCTGGCGCTGGCTTTTTATGGTGTAGACCTGGCCGAGGTTGGAGCGGCTCTTCGTGGGGTTGATCCCGTTTGGCTCGCTGTCGCTCTTTTTGTAACCTTGATCACCACGGTAGCCAAAGCAGGGCGTTGGCGGCTTCTGATCAAGCTGGACTCCTCCCCACTCGATCGATCGGGTGATTCCTCGGGTTTCTCACTGGGCATTGGACGCCTGACCAGTATCTGGCAAGCAGGCGCGGCGCTAAACCTGGCTTTGCCTGCGCCGCGCAGTGGCGATGTTGCTCGGGCGTATTTGGCCGGAGAGGCCGGAGGCGTGAGTAAGTCCCTGGTCCTGGGCACAATTGCCGCGGAGAAGTCGCTTGATATTGTGATGTTGGCGGTGAGTTTTTTGATCCTGCTGCCTTTCATGACTCTGCCATCCGAACTGGAAACCCGGCGGGGTTCGATCGTTGGCCTGGCTGTGATTGTGCCCTTGGTGATCATTGTGGTTCTGTGGCAGCGGCAGCGATTTCTTGGATGGACGCACGATATCCTGATGCGTTCCCCCGGCAGCTGGGGTAATACTCTTTTTGGAAGTGCCGAACGAGCGGTGCAAGGCCTGGATGCGCTCAGCAGGCCTCGAACTGTTCTGATCCTGGCCCTGATATCGGTCGGTATCTGGTTCCTGGCAACGTTAACCAACTACTGTGTTTTTCTGGCCATGCACCTGCCTCCCTCGTGGATCCAAAGTCTCTTCGTGCTCGTGGTTCTCCAGGCTGGGATCATTCTCCCTTCCACGCCTGGCAAGATCGGAGTCTTTCAGGTTTTATGCCGGTGGTCCCTGGTTTTTTTTGGTTATTCAGCCACGATTGGGCTGGCCTACGGGATATTGCTCTACATGGTGGCTCCCCTCGCTATCATGTTGACGGGTGCTATCACGTTGGTATGGGAAAGCTGGCAGTTACGTCAGTCGCCGAAGACCATCGGTACCCTGGCGATCGGCAGCGATGACGTGACATAG